ATTGCAGGGTGTGGATAAAACATGATACACTAAGTATTCCCGCTTCATTACAACCCTTCACAATAATAGCTCCATTGTCTCTTACCATTAAGTGAATGCTGGTGGTATTTAATTCCCACATTTGTAACATATTAAAAAACACATTTTTGATTGCCTCACTGGTATGACCTGGAAAGTGTCTATAGTTCAGCACCACATGGTTAGATGTAAAACCATGGTCAAACCAATGGCCCGTGAAACTAATAAAACTCTCATTTGTATGTGAGCATGTCCACAAATCAGATGTTAAGGATATATAAGGAACACTCACTAACTTGTTCTTTATCACTGTCACTAAGCGGTTATAAATATCGGGAACTATATTATCTGTAAAATATTTTCTGCCAGGTATCGTGTACTGAGGAACAATTTTGGACATTAATCTTTGAAAACCCTTGTTTGTGACAATAGAATATGGCAAATTATCCAGAGCAATCATTTCGCCTATTCCATAATGTATCGACTTTGAGCGATGATCATCGATACTCCATTTAGAACATGACTGTAGGGCACTAACAATTGTGGGTTGTTTCAACTTTTTACTTGAATTTCCACCTTGGAACTGTTCATATTCCCCACAATGCTTTCTCTTGAGGTGATTTGTCATAGATGTTGTACTAGCATTTTTACCAACACCACCACAAGATTTACCAGAACTAGATATTTTAACACACATTTTAGAAGGACATAATCCAGATATTTTGATACTGCCTCCTGTTTTCATACTTAGTTGGCTGCATTGGCTGACATCCTAAGTATATAATGAATTCggttgaattgaattatacTGATCGAGATTATACCTTTAGAACTGCTTCGATTACAGTTGTAATAGCTATACTGTTCATTAGTAGCGTTTTTGGTAATTCTTTGGTGGGCATAATCAACACTCCTGTTATTGAGTGCTCGACATGTCTCAAATTCATCCTTATTCCTAAAATGAAGAAACGATTGTTTaatatttaattaattaatttgttCTAAATGATTAATTAGTAAATCATGGGATCAAAATGAAATCTTCTCTTCATCAACACAAAGTGGACACTTTACATGATGGATGGTTCTTCCTTGAAAAGGTTCTTCATGAACCTGAAACACAACTGAGAATTTGTGCCAGATGTGGCAAATCAGGTTTTCGCTACAAATAATTAAAGCATGACTGCAAACAGTTTATAGTGAATCAAAAAACACTCACTCATTTTGTTGATCCATATTGTCTATGTTTTATTATCACTCAGCAATTAAAATTGCTATTTGTGAAATACTTGTCCAGAGTCGTGAATGGAATTCGAACTGAGACAATAAATTCCTCGAAGACAAAGTTTGTCTGCGCAAATCCCTCAAATAGTCAAATCAAAAACCAAACTTCAGGTAATCACAATCAGTTCAAATGATATCTAATGAATTCAAACGAGGAAGACGGACAGACAACCTTTAAAAACCGACAGCGTCATGCTCAGATTGGCCCGAATCTTCGGCATCGTGGTAACAATTAATGTATGCTGCAAACATATAGCTATTCAGTGTCCTTCTAATTCGGAAAGCGAATTTTTCAATTACAAAAAACATTTTAGCATTGTACTACTCACTATATGTTATGCTCACTATAATTTTCCTTAAGTCAACATTGGAGCTTATGGTTCACAAAGTGATGGTGGTGTTTTATCCAATTCAGCCTTTCTTGATACACTGGAGAAATAACGATTGCCAGAAGAATGTTATATTCCAAACAGCACAATAAGAATGCCATATTTCTTTGTGGGGGATGATGCTTTCTCCCTCAGCCAATATTTGATGAAACCATACAAGGGAACAAATTTACCGttacaaaaacaaatattcaattaCAGATTGAGCCGTGCAAGGAGAGTTATTGAGAATACATTTGGTATATTGGTTGCACGGTGGAGAATTTTCACCAGAACTATATCCTCACGCCCAGAGACAGTGGATTTCATAACAAAAGCAACAGAGGGTAAGGGAAAATACTGTCCTCAACATTTTTTTGATCGAGAAACTGACAATGGAGTGGTTGAAGGAGATTGGTGTAGGGAAGTAAGAAACCAATTATGTGTAGTTCTAGAAGATGTGCATAGAGGgcgaaattgtggaaataatCCTGGTAAAAGTGCTCTGACGATTATAGAAAATTTAACAGAGTATCTCATTAGCCCAGCA
This genomic stretch from Coccinella septempunctata chromosome 7, icCocSept1.1, whole genome shotgun sequence harbors:
- the LOC123317719 gene encoding zinc finger BED domain-containing protein 4-like produces the protein MCVKISSSGKSCGGVGKNASTTSMTNHLKRKHCGEYEQFQGGNSSKKLKQPTIVSALQSCSKWSIDDHRSKSIHYGIGEMIALDNLPYSIVTNKGFQRLMSKIVPQYTIPGRKYFTDNIVPDIYNRLVTVIKNKLVSVPYISLTSDLWTCSHTNESFISFTGHWFDHGFTSNHVVLNYRHFPGHTSEAIKNVFFNMLQMWELNTTSIHLMVRDNGAIIVKGCNEAGILSVSCFIHTLQLVITQSIVSQRSVSDLIATCKKILGHFNHSSAACSKLKIIQNELSVAPNKLIQDIPTRWNFTFLMLKRIYQQKRALTVYSADNILDNLTSNQWMLITYYNPLTRLQIV